The Neospora caninum Liverpool complete genome, chromosome X genome includes a region encoding these proteins:
- a CDS encoding putative AGC kinase: protein MDLFRRLIPSNKDGAGDHSQRGRLPPNKCVMSNFNFGPTLGTGSFGRVFMAKRRDDPNAPPVAIKRLKKAAVIRQKQVDHILSEKRILQMINHRFTVNMLGTFKDDRYLYIVMEYVIGGEFFTLLRKTRRFENDAARFYAAQVTLIFEYLHDRNIIYRDLKPENLLVDAEGYLKLTDFGFAKVIEYRTYTLCGTPEYIAPEVLLNKGHGKPVDWWTLGILIYEMILGYPPFFDDEPMGVYQKILGGRIAFPKFFDKNAKVLVKRLLTPDLAQRYGNLKNGVADVKDHRWFAGFDWNACLKKTLPPPYKPPVKGMDDTSNFEAYPESTEQAPPVTGTMDPFTSW from the exons ATGGATCTTTTTCGCCGCTTAATTCCATCAAACAAGGATGGCGCAGGTGACCATTCCCAGCGGGGGCGTTTGCCGCCGAACAAGTGCGTCATGTCGAACTTCAATTTTGGTCCTACCCTCGGCACAG GTTCTTTTGGGCGTGTGTTCATGGCGAAACGGAGGGACGACCCAAATGCACCTCCAGTTGCAATCAAGAggctgaagaaggcggcggttATCCGTCAGAAACAGGTCGATCATATTCTCTCAGAGAAACGAATCCTTCAGATGATCAACCATCGCTTCACG GTCAACATGCTGGGAACCTTCAAGGACGATCGGTATCTTTACATCGTCATGGAATACGTTATTGGTGGTGAATTTTTCACTCTTctgagaaagacgagacgtTTCGAGAACGATGCGGCGCGGTTCTATGCTGCGCAAGTCACCCTGATTTTTGAGTACTTGCACGACCGAAACATCATCTACAG AGATCTCAAGCCGGAAAACTTGTTAGTCGATGCGGAAGGGTACTTGAAGCTAACAGATTTCGGTTTCGCAAAAGTCATCGAGTACCGCACATACACCCTTTGCGGAACTCCAGAATATATTGCTCCAGAGGTGCTGTTAAACAAAG GGCACGGAAAGCCAGTTGATTGGTGGACGTTGGGAATCCTGATCTACGAGATGATTCTCGGCTATCCCCCCTTTTTTGACGATGAGCCAATGGGAGTTTACCAGAAAATTTTGGGAGGCCGGATAGCTTTCCCGAAGTTCTTCGATAA gaACGCTAAAGTTCTCGTGAAACGCTTGCTAACTCCTGATCTTGCTCAGCGTTATGGTAATTTGAAGAATGGGGTGGCGGACGTCAAGGATCACAGATGGTTCGCCGGTTTTGATTGGAACGCATGCTTAAAGAAGACCCTGCCTCCGCCTTACAAACCTCCTGTCAAG GGAATGGATGACACTTCTAACTTTGAGGCGTACCCAGAGTCAACTGAACAAGCACCCCCTGTCACGGGCACCATGGACCCTTTCACATCGTGGTAA
- a CDS encoding Calmodulin, related has translation MAEFQYLCKFCFTLMDEDGDGKVKVSQLGTMLRMLGQIWSYASILTVENELGNRPVTLDTFLRIAKQKRMEEAKARKKPISEQMMNMYGIPFDIGLSRDEINELKVCFDVFDPEGRGVCSVKDVSQVLSCLGEQLSPSDVEKLLALENLDRAEHLRFADFCAIFSRLQQ, from the coding sequence ATGGCAGAGTTTCAGTATCTTTGCAAGTTCTGTTTCACATTGATGGACGAGGATGGAGACGGCAAGGTTAAGGTATCCCAACTGGGGACTATGCTTCGCATGTTGGGGCAGATATGGTCGTACGCGTCCATTTTGACAGTGGAGAACGAGTTGGGCAACCGGCCAGTGACACTTGACACATTTCTTCGAATTGCTAAACAAAAGAGAatggaagaagcgaaggctcGGAAGAAACCGATAAGCGAACAAATGATGAATATGTACGGCATTCCTTTCGATATAGGTCTGAGTAGAGATGAGATTAATGAACTCAAAGTTTGCTTTGATGTTTTCGATCCGGAGGGCCGGGGTGTTTGCTCAGTGAAGGACGTTAGTCAGGTACTTTCATGTCTGGGCGAACAGCTATCTCCATCGGATGTTGAAAAACTTTTGGCTTTGGAAAATTTAGATCGGGCAGAGCATCTACGATTTGCGGATTTCTGTGCCATATTCAGTCGATTGCAACAGTAG
- a CDS encoding putative transmembrane domain-containing protein, whose amino-acid sequence MVNMSLQKEGRQRSLRDQRRSTEEAAEDFNTEGSDSGTEKFSRKGLTARRMKQLPWSYLLSYAAPMIGAGGMNFTLTTFAAYFYTDVMGVSAGTVGKIQMCLMLMYAASEPLFGWASDITGGWVQMKLGRRKPYLAVSALLHAITFMCLMGPPATLTPGNGLVEWAFCFAVLLGVSWGCNEVTYQALGAQLTFDYDERTKLQAIAVSVVTVGSTSCGLLHGILGTTLGSSFEAVRFRFTVLACVYGGLFVVGTLIMLVVIREENVQMDYSGVIESQTLGEWIMMGVDSAKQMFLNLPFFLLIVCYSCTIMAGAVTPMMLPYFCKHVTQSAFATDWAPLLFTASAVAGMPVWVFLGSSYVGMEKKWRFLLAGFWLALFLGLSALFVKPGDNDLFITLSVLGGLAMGGYFATPEAMKPDVVDYDEFKTGARHEARFAGVFMFFANLMAGVALEVMLLLLEHFGYDGTKKMGEAEPEAVIMTIRVGYGAALALMLVFITPAMVLYPITRKSHENILTAIQRRMDGEFVADPLYGGAPLPPYDNVPINRRMESADAGDQQSMSRGSSFLQQVGMEVGSLASSHGDRSGIRYVP is encoded by the exons ATGGTGAACATGAGCCTGCAAAAGGAGGGCCGCCAGCGGTCGCTCCGAGACCAGCGACGTTCTACGGAGGAAGCAGCGGAGGACTTCAATACTGAAGGCTCGGACA GTGGAACTGAGAAATTTTCAAGGAAAGGACTGACAGCGAGGCGCATGAAGCAGCTTCCCTGGTCTTACCTCCTTTCCTATGCTGCGCCAATGATTGGGGCGGGTGGAATGAACTTCACTCTGACGACTTTCGCAGCCTACTTCTATACGGATGTCATGGGAGTCAGTGCTG GTACTGTCGGGAAAATTCAGATGTGCCTCATGCTCATGTACGCGGCGTCGGAGCCACTTTTCGGCTGGGCCAGCGACATAACGGGGGGCTGGGTCCAAATGAAGCTCGGTCGACGGAAGCCTTATTTGGCGGTTTCTGCTTTACTTCATGCAA TAACTTTCATGTGTTTAATGGGACCACCTGCAACTTTAACGCCCGGAAATGGCCTCGTGGAATGGGCTTTTTgcttcgccgttcttcttGGAGTCTCTTGGGGATGCAATGAAGTAACTTACCAGGCTTTAGGCGCTCAACTGACTTTCGACTACGACGAACGCACGAAACTGCAG GCCATTGCTGTTTCGGTTGTTACAGTCGGATCGACGTCTTGTGGGCTTCTTCACGGAATTCTCGGGACTACGCTTGGTTCCTCATTTGAAGCAGTCCGTTTCCGTTTCACCGTCCTGGCATGCGTGTATGGCGGCCTCTTTGTCGTTGGAACCTTGATCATGCTCGTCGTGatcagagaggaaaacgtcCAGATGGACTACAGCGGTGTTATCGAGTCGCAGACGTTAGGCGAATGGATCATGATGGGTGTCGACTCCGCGAAGCAAATGTTCCTGAATCT GCCGTTCTTCTTGCTCATCGTGTGCTATTCGTGCACAATCATGGCCGGCGCAGTGACACCGATGATGCTCCCGTATTTCTGCAAGCACGTGACTCAGTCAGCTTTCGCGACAGATTGGGCACCCCTCCTGTTCACAGCAAGCGCTGTCGCAGGCATGCCCGTTTGGGTTTTCTTGGGAAGTTCCTACGTCGGAATggagaaaaagtggagatTTCTGCTTGCGGGA TTCTGGCTAGCCCTCTTCTTGGGTCTCTCCGCGCTCTTCGTGAAGCCAGGAGATAATGACTTGTTCATCACGTTGTCCGTCCTCGGAGGGTTGGCGATGGGAGGCTACTTCGCCACGCCGGAAGCCATGAAACCCGATGTTGTGGACTACGACGAATTCAAAACGGGTGCAAG GCACGAGGCCAGGTTCGCCGGTGTGTTCATGTTCTTCGCAAACCTCATGGCGGGTGTCGCTCTCGAAGTAATGCTTCTGTTGCTCGAGCATTTCGGATACGATGGGACAAAGAAAATGGGTGAAGCGGAGCCGGAGGCAGTGATCATGACGATCAGAGTTGGCTACGGAGCTGCACTGGCATTGATGCTTGTCTTCATCACCCCAGCAATGGTTCTATATCCGATCACCAGAAAGAGTCACGAG AATATCTTGACTGCGATTCAACGGCGTATGGATGGCGAATTTGTCGCTGATCCGTTGTATGGAGGTGCACCGCTTCCTCCATATGATAATGTACCTATCAATAGACGCATGGAATCCGCCGACGCGGGTGATCAGCAAAGCATGAGCCGGggttcctcttttctgcagcAAGTGGGAATGGAAGTTGGTTCACTGGCCAGCTCACACGGTGACCGTAGTGGGATCAGATATGTTCCATGA